One Brassica napus cultivar Da-Ae chromosome C4, Da-Ae, whole genome shotgun sequence genomic region harbors:
- the LOC106451398 gene encoding elongation factor 1-alpha 1 — translation MMLKPYLPFHRGHSPLYIYTHTGFSISLFNLAATLSPLCNNHLDNSAMGKEKFHINIVVIGHVDSGKSTTTGHLIYKLGGIDKRVIERFEKEAAEMNKRSFKYAWVLDKLKAERERGITIDIALWKFETTKYYCTVIDAPGHRDFIKNMITGTSQADCAVLIIDSTTGGFEAGISKDGQTREHALLAFTLGVKQMICCCNKMDATTPKYSKARYDEIIKEVSSYLKKVGYNPDKIPFVPISGFEGDNMIERSTNLDWYKGPTLLEALDQINEPKRPSDKPLRLPLQDVYKIGGIGTVPVGRVETGMLKPGMVVTFAPSGLTTEVKSVEMHHESLVEALPGDNVGFNVKNVAVKDLKRGYVASNSKDDPAKGAANFTSQVIIMNHPGQIGNGYAPVLDCHTSHIAVKFSEILTKIDRRSGKEIEKEPKFLKNGDAGMVKMTPTKPMVVETFSEYPPLGRFAVRDMRQTVAVGVIKSVDKKDPTGAKVTKAAVKKGAK, via the exons ATGATGCTAAAACCCTACCTTCCTTTCCATCGAGGCCATTcaccactatatatatacacacacacaggCTTCTCGATCTCCCTCTTCAACCTAGCCGCTACACTATCTCCCCTCTGCAACAATCACTTAG ATAATTCAGCCATGGGTAAAGAGAAGTTCCACATCAACATCGTGGTCATCGGCCACGTGGATTCCGGAAAATCGACAACCACCGGTCACCTGATCTACAAGCTCGGCGGTATCGACAAGCGTGTCATCGAGAGGTTCGAGAAGGAAGCCGCCGAGATGAACAAGAGGTCTTTCAAGTACGCGTGGGTCCTGGACAAGCTCAAGGCCGAGCGTGAGCGTGGTATCACCATCGACATTGCTCTCTGGAAGTTCGAAACCACCAAGTACTACTGCACCGTCATCGACGCTCCTGGCCATCGCGATTTCATCAAGAATATGATCACCGGTACCTCCCAGGCTGATTGTGCTGTTCTAATTATCGATTCCACCACCGGTGGGTTTGAGGCTGGAATCTCTAAGGATGGTCAGACCCGTGAGCATGCTCTTCTCGCTTTCACGCTTGGTGTTAAGCAAATGATTTGCTGCTGTAACAAG ATGGATGCAACGACTCCTAAGTACTCTAAGGCTAGGTACGATGAGATTATCAAGGAGGTGTCTTCTTACTTGAAGAAGGTTGGTTACAACCCTGACAAGATCCCGTTTGTCCCCATCTCTGGTTTCGAGGGTGACAACATGATTGAGAGGTCCACCAACCTCGACTGGTACAAGGGGCCGACTCTCCTCGAGGCTCTTGACCAGATCAACGAGCCCAAGAGGCCTTCAGACAAGCCCCTCCGTCTTCCCCTCCAGGATGTCTACAAGATTGGTGGGATTGGAACGGTGCCGGTTGGTCGTGTTGAGACTGGTATGCTCAAGCCTGGTATGGTTGTGACATTCGCTCCTTCGGGTTTGACCACTGAGGTTAAGTCTGTTGAGATGCACCATGAGTCTCTTGTGGAGGCGCTTCCGGGTGACAACGTTGGGTTCAATGTTAAGAACGTTGCTGTCAAGGATCTTAAGCGTGGGTACGTTGCGTCCAACTCCAAGGATGATCCTGCTAAAGGCGCTGCTAACTTCACCTCCCAGGTCATCATCATGAACCACCCTGGTCAGATTGGTAATGGTTACGCCCCGGTTCTTGATTGCCACACCTCCCACATTGCTGTCAAGTTCTCTGAAATCTTGACCAAGATTGATAGACGTTCTGGTAAGGAGATTGAGAAGGAACCTAAGTTTTTGAAGAATGGTGATGCTGGTATGGTGAAGATGACTCCCACCAAGCCTATGGTTGTTGAGACTTTCTCTGAGTACCCACCGCTTGGACGTTTCGCTGTTAGGGACATGAGGCAGACTGTTGCTGTCGGTGTCATCAAGAGTGTTGACAAGAAGGACCCGACCGGAGCTAAGGTGACCAAGGCTGCCGTCAAGAAGGGTGCCAAGTAA
- the LOC106417715 gene encoding F-box protein DOR, which translates to MKSRRRNVPEDPQTIRRRSSRLSADELLSKIPIDLVIEIFSRLPLKYIARRRCVSKRWASALGRSDFKELFLTKSLAYPQLLLACQKESELIFLSSPQPKNPDEAVSLIAADHHMTFPFERVDDISISINGYVCITDERILKGRKTPEDVLVICNPSTGQSFTLPKIPKLKKMKRTAKSFFVYDPIEKQHKVLAMARVDGRYVHQVLTLKGTRNLTWRMIECSVPHYYPGPKCICINTVLYYGALGSNKCHILVCFDVRSEMYSSIKAIQRAVEEGATLVNYKGKLASLRAQPNPHAISGTSTSFEMWILEDPEKHEWSSRIYKLPPVWKDVVAGEVLFF; encoded by the coding sequence ATGAAATCACGGCGTCGCAACGTCCCTGAGGATCCTCAAACCATCCGTAGACGCAGCTCACGACTTAGTGCTGACGAATTATTATCGAAGATTCCAATCGATCTCGTCATCGAGATATTCTCGAGGTTGCCGTTGAAGTATATTGCGAGACGTCGTTGTGTATCGAAGCGGTGGGCCTCCGCCCTTGGCCGTTCTGACTTCAAGGAGTTGTTCTTGACCAAATCTTTGGCTTACCCTCAGCTACTGCTCGCCTGCCAGAAAGAGAGTGAGTTGATCTTCCTTTCTTCACCTCAGCCTAAAAATCCTGATGAGGCTGTGTCTCTTATAGCCGCGGATCATCATATGACTTTCCCCTTTGAGCGTGTGGATGATATATCTATTTCTATCAATGGCTATGTCTGTATAACCGATGAACGGATCTTAAAAGGAAGAAAGACCCCAGAGGATGTGTTGGTGATATGTAACCCTAGCACGGGACAGTCCTTTACTTTAcccaaaatacctaaactgaagaaaatgaagagaACTGCAAAGAGCTTTTTTGTGTATGATCCGATTGAGAAACAACACAAGGTGTTGGCAATGGCCAGGGTAGATGGTAGATATGTGCATCAAGTTCTTACATTAAAAGGAACTAGGAACCTGACTTGGAGGATGATTGAATGTAGCGTACCTCATTATTATCCAGGGCCAAAGTGCATATGTATCAACACTGTTTTGTACTACGGTGCTTTGGGTTCCAATAAGTGTCATATTCTAGTTTGCTTTGATGTCAGATCTGAGATGTACAGCTCCATTAAAGCCATTCAACGAGCAGTAGAGGAAGGTGCAACTCTGGTAAACTACAAAGGTAAATTGGCTTCGCTAAGGGCGCAACCTAACCCCCATGCTATTAGTGGAACAAGTACAAGTTTTGAGATGTGGATTCTAGAAGATCCTGAGAAACATGAGTGGTCCAGCCGTATTTACAAATTGCCTCCTGTTTGGAAGGATGTAGTTGCAGGGGAGGTCTTATTCTTTTAA